A window from Leptolyngbyaceae cyanobacterium encodes these proteins:
- a CDS encoding DUF1830 domain-containing protein: MLQIPTNTPTDHWTTENLCYYHNTTDRIQIVRITQSIPQRFEKVLFPKERVFFYSTLEASLDIYTSTTTSLALVDRVPCSQLQVIETEFYSGLQVG, translated from the coding sequence ATGCTACAAATACCAACTAATACCCCCACAGATCACTGGACGACAGAAAACCTTTGTTATTACCACAATACAACCGATCGGATTCAAATCGTCCGAATCACTCAATCTATTCCGCAAAGGTTCGAGAAGGTGCTTTTTCCAAAAGAGCGGGTGTTCTTTTACTCTACCCTAGAAGCTTCTCTTGATATTTATACCAGCACTACGACCAGTTTAGCTTTGGTCGATCGAGTTCCTTGTTCTCAATTGCAGGTAATTGAAACAGAGTTTTATAGCGGTTTGCAAGTCGGTTAA
- a CDS encoding PRC-barrel domain-containing protein translates to MRKGTDILNRSIIAFNTGKKIATILDLIFDQETNQLLGFLVDEGGLFHSAKVVPLDRVRAIGPDVIVVSGQDAIVSVKAAPQIQTILEHKLVLKGNRIITTDGRYLGSIVDLYFNDQTGNIEGYETSGGLFADTYSGRAFIPAPQTVKIGKEVTFVPPETADLMAEQVGGIRGAMMAAGTRIQETTATAGQQLQDATLAANEQLQTATASANRTLQEVANGASDRFDQGSTNAATQLTNRLVASDEQCNYVVGKAVECDIQTPDGMILLVKNQVVTLSLAEEAQKLGILDRVYRATGGSLTVGINRQLRDATDQAESNLNRTAQWGSAALSNLAARAGIEHAKGRRVQRMVRSEAGTIIAAPGQIVTDTVVERATLSNREVALLDAVGLQPTEATRYRANDAVSNTGMRVREQAAIAQENAYTFWEELKTQYREFQERSTRAIHKQRIEQALGRPVSRVILDPHDRIILNVGELITHKAIQQAEQGGVLNILLNSVYKRKPEISDTELRAPEHGVASLEREPRLTSK, encoded by the coding sequence ATGAGAAAGGGAACTGACATTCTTAATCGTTCTATTATTGCCTTCAATACAGGTAAAAAAATCGCAACTATCTTAGACCTAATCTTCGATCAGGAAACCAATCAGCTACTCGGTTTTCTAGTTGATGAGGGCGGGCTATTTCACTCTGCAAAAGTGGTTCCCCTGGATCGGGTGAGGGCAATCGGGCCTGATGTCATTGTTGTCTCTGGACAAGATGCGATCGTATCTGTGAAAGCGGCTCCTCAGATTCAAACAATATTGGAACACAAATTGGTGCTTAAAGGTAATCGCATCATCACAACAGATGGACGTTATCTTGGCTCCATTGTCGATCTTTATTTCAATGATCAAACGGGTAACATTGAGGGTTACGAAACCTCTGGAGGGTTATTTGCAGATACCTATTCCGGGCGGGCGTTCATTCCGGCTCCCCAAACCGTAAAAATTGGCAAGGAAGTCACCTTTGTTCCACCCGAAACGGCTGACCTGATGGCAGAGCAAGTAGGAGGCATTCGAGGCGCTATGATGGCTGCTGGTACTCGTATTCAAGAGACGACAGCTACTGCTGGTCAACAGCTACAAGATGCTACTCTAGCAGCAAACGAACAGCTACAAACTGCTACCGCTTCTGCTAACCGCACGCTACAAGAAGTCGCCAATGGTGCCAGCGATCGCTTCGATCAGGGTAGCACTAATGCAGCAACTCAATTAACGAATCGGCTAGTCGCCTCAGACGAGCAGTGTAATTATGTGGTCGGGAAAGCGGTTGAATGCGATATTCAAACCCCTGATGGAATGATCCTGCTAGTGAAAAATCAGGTTGTGACCTTATCCCTGGCTGAAGAGGCTCAAAAGCTGGGGATTTTAGATCGGGTTTATCGAGCGACGGGCGGAAGCCTCACAGTAGGAATCAACCGTCAATTACGAGATGCCACAGATCAAGCAGAAAGTAATTTAAACAGGACGGCTCAATGGGGAAGTGCCGCTCTATCCAACTTAGCCGCTCGTGCCGGAATTGAACACGCCAAAGGTCGTCGAGTGCAACGCATGGTGCGGTCTGAAGCGGGCACGATCATTGCGGCTCCGGGGCAAATTGTCACCGATACAGTCGTTGAGCGAGCAACCCTATCTAACCGCGAGGTAGCTTTACTGGACGCTGTAGGACTACAGCCGACTGAAGCAACCCGTTATCGTGCTAATGATGCTGTTTCAAACACGGGTATGAGAGTTCGTGAACAAGCCGCGATCGCCCAAGAAAATGCTTATACGTTTTGGGAAGAGCTGAAAACGCAATACAGAGAGTTTCAAGAACGCAGTACTCGAGCAATACATAAACAACGAATTGAGCAAGCATTGGGTCGTCCGGTCAGCCGCGTCATTTTAGATCCACACGATCGGATCATCCTCAATGTGGGTGAGTTAATTACCCATAAAGCGATTCAGCAAGCAGAGCAGGGTGGTGTTCTCAATATTCTGTTGAACTCGGTTTACAAGAGAAAACCAGAAATTTCAGATACTGAACTGCGTGCACCAGAACATGGTGTTGCTTCGCTGGAGCGTGAACCCAGGTTAACGTCAAAGTAG
- a CDS encoding orange carotenoid protein N-terminal domain-containing protein, which produces MSFTIDSARSIFPDTQVSNSVPAIVQSFNQLSAEDQLALLWFAYTEMGLTITPAAMQVVNMVFAEPTLTEIKQMPALQQTQVMCDLVNHTDTPVCRIYSSFGTNVKLGFWYQLSEWMKQGIVAPIPKGYQLSAKATDLFQAIRQLEGGQQLTVFQDVVVNMGYAPTGGTAKVQEPVIAPKEAAPRTRVSIKGIDNATVLSYMDNMNAFDFQAAVALFAAEGALKPPFQEPIAGPENILAYMRDECYGLKLLPEQGISEPAEAGFTQIKVTGKVQTPWFDDKVGINLAWRFLLNPEGQIFFVGIDVLASPQELLNLGLVKKVEQEILKVPLFKGDLGGSPDA; this is translated from the coding sequence ATGTCTTTTACTATCGATTCAGCCCGCTCTATTTTTCCTGATACTCAAGTTTCTAATTCGGTTCCAGCGATCGTTCAATCATTCAATCAGCTTAGTGCTGAGGATCAGTTAGCTTTACTTTGGTTTGCTTATACTGAAATGGGATTGACCATTACTCCCGCAGCGATGCAGGTCGTCAATATGGTATTTGCAGAACCAACCCTGACTGAAATTAAGCAGATGCCAGCTTTGCAGCAAACGCAAGTGATGTGCGATCTGGTCAACCACACGGATACGCCCGTCTGCCGCATCTATTCGTCGTTTGGCACGAATGTTAAGTTGGGCTTCTGGTATCAGTTAAGCGAGTGGATGAAGCAGGGAATTGTGGCTCCCATTCCCAAAGGCTATCAATTGTCTGCAAAAGCAACTGATTTGTTCCAAGCTATCCGTCAACTGGAAGGAGGACAGCAACTCACCGTATTCCAGGATGTTGTGGTCAACATGGGGTATGCCCCAACGGGTGGTACTGCAAAAGTCCAAGAACCTGTAATTGCCCCTAAAGAGGCTGCACCTCGAACCAGAGTCAGCATTAAGGGCATCGACAATGCGACTGTCCTGAGCTACATGGACAATATGAACGCCTTTGACTTCCAGGCGGCTGTGGCTTTATTTGCAGCAGAGGGTGCTCTGAAACCTCCTTTCCAAGAGCCGATCGCGGGACCGGAGAACATTCTCGCGTATATGCGAGACGAATGCTACGGACTCAAGCTGTTGCCAGAACAAGGCATCTCTGAGCCAGCCGAAGCAGGATTCACCCAGATTAAAGTGACGGGAAAAGTGCAAACTCCCTGGTTTGACGACAAGGTCGGTATCAACCTGGCATGGCGTTTCTTACTTAATCCTGAAGGTCAGATTTTCTTTGTAGGAATTGATGTGTTGGCATCGCCACAAGAATTGCTGAATTTAGGTTTAGTTAAAAAGGTGGAACAAGAGATTCTGAAAGTCCCCCTTTTTAAGGGGGATTTAGGGGGATCTCCAGATGCTTAA
- a CDS encoding pentapeptide repeat-containing protein has translation MDAQEILRLYATGHRDFSHVSLVQVCLTNAKLIGAKLIGAELVGADLRGVDLTEAHLNQAKLNQANLAGAEMIQACLTHADLSGAYLSGADLTHADLSGANLSGANLGGADLRKADLSKADLSGADLRGADLCGANLREADLSDTNLDGAYLEQADLTGADLERAKTDKAGLSGAKMPDGMVHA, from the coding sequence ATGGATGCTCAAGAAATTTTGAGACTCTACGCTACAGGTCACCGAGACTTTAGCCATGTCAGTCTGGTTCAAGTTTGTTTGACGAATGCAAAGTTAATTGGTGCCAAGTTAATTGGTGCTGAATTGGTTGGAGCAGATTTACGTGGAGTGGACTTAACTGAAGCTCACCTCAATCAAGCAAAGCTCAATCAAGCGAATTTAGCCGGTGCAGAAATGATTCAAGCTTGTCTAACTCATGCTGATTTAAGTGGTGCCTATCTGAGTGGGGCAGATTTAACTCATGCTGATTTAAGCGGTGCTAACTTGAGTGGTGCCAATTTGGGTGGGGCAGATTTAAGGAAAGCTGACCTCAGTAAAGCTGATTTGAGCGGTGCTGATTTACGGGGAGCCGATTTATGCGGTGCTAATCTAAGAGAAGCCGATCTCAGTGATACAAATCTAGATGGAGCTTATCTGGAACAGGCAGATTTAACCGGAGCAGATCTTGAGAGAGCCAAAACTGATAAGGCAGGACTCAGCGGGGCTAAGATGCCCGATGGGATGGTTCATGCCTAG
- a CDS encoding ssl1498 family light-harvesting-like protein, which translates to MSYTKTPGKTLNQAENHYSDGTELVPAEVQANIRHNKARLIDPPFAVGYTIDDEGLINNFAIEPDIYPSDYPSPRQQQQYKVLGAAAFFFVLMLILTSVLVS; encoded by the coding sequence ATGAGCTACACCAAGACCCCAGGGAAAACCCTCAACCAAGCTGAAAATCACTACAGCGATGGTACTGAACTGGTTCCGGCTGAAGTTCAAGCCAATATCCGTCACAATAAGGCTCGATTGATTGATCCTCCTTTTGCAGTTGGCTACACGATCGATGACGAAGGGTTAATCAATAACTTTGCAATTGAGCCAGATATATACCCATCAGATTATCCTTCACCCCGACAACAGCAGCAATATAAGGTTCTGGGAGCAGCCGCTTTCTTTTTTGTTCTCATGCTGATTCTGACTTCTGTTCTCGTTAGTTAG
- a CDS encoding response regulator transcription factor: MRILIVEDDVQLSEVLTEALTRRQHVVDVARDGVIAWNLTEAIAYDLILLDVTLPKLNGIQFCQQLRSAEAKKHKQLKSAVPVLMLTARDTVADKIVGLDVGADDYVTKPFDLEELMARVRALLRRGLSTTEFNLHWGSLQLNPSTHEATYADRPLTLTPKEYALLELLVASGRRILSRSGIIEQLWSVDDSPVAETVTSHIRGLRQKLKALGAPEDFIETVHGLGYRLN; this comes from the coding sequence ATGCGAATTTTGATTGTGGAAGATGATGTTCAATTATCGGAAGTCTTAACAGAAGCTTTAACTCGCCGTCAGCACGTCGTGGATGTGGCGCGGGATGGAGTGATTGCCTGGAATTTGACTGAGGCGATCGCCTATGATTTGATTCTTCTAGATGTCACCCTGCCTAAGTTAAACGGCATTCAGTTCTGCCAGCAGTTGCGATCGGCAGAAGCTAAGAAACACAAGCAATTAAAGAGTGCAGTCCCCGTTTTGATGTTAACCGCACGGGATACGGTAGCAGACAAAATCGTTGGCTTAGATGTTGGTGCAGATGATTACGTAACGAAACCTTTTGATTTGGAGGAGTTGATGGCGCGGGTGCGAGCATTGCTCCGGCGAGGACTTTCCACAACTGAGTTTAACTTGCATTGGGGCAGTCTCCAGTTGAATCCCAGCACTCACGAGGCAACCTATGCCGATCGCCCCCTCACTTTAACCCCCAAAGAGTATGCTTTGCTAGAGTTACTGGTTGCTAGCGGTAGACGAATTTTGAGTCGATCGGGCATTATTGAGCAATTATGGTCGGTAGATGATTCGCCAGTGGCGGAAACGGTGACTTCCCATATTCGGGGACTGCGACAAAAGTTGAAAGCACTGGGCGCACCGGAGGATTTCATTGAAACGGTGCATGGGTTAGGATATCGGTTGAATTGA
- a CDS encoding peptidase S10, whose product MTDAPTQPTTRKGTTTEHTLSLPDREIRYTATAEWQTLFKEEKPIAEMFHVAYLTQSEEAATRPLTFVFNGGPGAASAYLHMGALGPKRVYFGEKGSLPKPPVRVVENLETWLIFTDLVFIDPIGTGFSRSLPPNKDSQAKSDDKDDSKETDKPKETEFWEVERDLNGLGEFIQRFLSRQKRWLSPIFIAGESYGGFRVAKLARKLQQEFGVGLSGAILISPALEFSLLGGNDYNLTSWATLFPSLAAAGAFHDRARWAKEPGNLPAHMTAAEQFARKTLIPLLAMGDTLTPDERQTAYQQIADLIGLPLPIVERQEGRIDIEVFARELLRDRQRIVGLYDASVTAIDPFPDRLTYEGSDPTLDGLDRLFTGAINSHLRDTLGVETDLTYNLLNLETFKAWKFDLKGDLKQGFIGAVDDLRIGMTLNPYMQVYITHGFFDLVTPYFASNHLADLMKLNPELRPNLTLKHFLGGHMFYAWDESRQQWYNEMKAFYQKAIE is encoded by the coding sequence ATGACCGACGCCCCCACTCAGCCCACAACCCGCAAAGGTACTACTACCGAACATACCTTATCGCTTCCCGATCGAGAAATTCGCTACACTGCAACCGCTGAATGGCAAACCTTATTTAAAGAGGAAAAGCCAATTGCGGAAATGTTTCACGTAGCTTATTTAACCCAGAGTGAGGAAGCAGCAACGCGACCTCTCACCTTTGTATTTAATGGTGGGCCAGGTGCAGCTTCCGCATACTTGCACATGGGCGCGTTGGGGCCAAAACGGGTTTATTTCGGAGAGAAAGGCAGTCTCCCCAAACCCCCGGTGCGGGTAGTAGAAAATCTGGAAACTTGGTTGATTTTTACCGATTTGGTGTTTATCGATCCAATTGGCACGGGTTTCAGTCGCAGTTTGCCGCCAAACAAAGATTCCCAAGCTAAATCTGACGATAAAGACGATTCAAAAGAAACAGATAAACCGAAAGAAACAGAATTTTGGGAAGTGGAACGGGACTTAAACGGCTTAGGAGAGTTTATTCAAAGATTCCTTTCCCGCCAGAAACGCTGGTTATCGCCTATATTTATTGCTGGAGAGAGTTACGGCGGTTTCCGAGTTGCCAAGTTAGCCAGGAAGTTACAACAAGAATTTGGTGTGGGTCTTTCCGGTGCAATTCTGATTTCTCCTGCTTTAGAGTTCAGCTTGTTGGGAGGAAATGATTACAACCTCACATCATGGGCGACGCTGTTTCCTTCTTTAGCGGCGGCTGGTGCTTTTCACGATCGCGCTCGGTGGGCCAAAGAACCGGGCAATCTGCCAGCGCACATGACTGCTGCGGAACAGTTTGCCCGCAAAACCTTGATTCCCCTGTTAGCAATGGGCGATACTCTGACACCAGATGAACGTCAGACAGCGTATCAGCAGATAGCTGATTTGATTGGCTTACCTTTGCCAATCGTGGAAAGACAGGAGGGAAGGATTGATATTGAAGTTTTTGCTAGGGAGTTGTTGCGCGATCGGCAACGAATTGTGGGACTATATGATGCGTCGGTGACTGCGATCGATCCTTTTCCCGATCGTCTCACATACGAAGGTAGCGATCCAACTTTAGATGGGCTCGATCGATTATTTACAGGTGCGATTAACAGTCACTTACGAGATACTTTGGGAGTAGAAACTGACCTAACTTACAACTTACTCAATTTAGAAACATTCAAAGCTTGGAAATTTGACCTCAAAGGAGATTTAAAACAGGGCTTTATTGGCGCAGTTGACGATTTGCGGATAGGAATGACACTCAATCCTTATATGCAGGTATACATCACCCACGGATTTTTCGATCTCGTTACTCCTTATTTTGCTTCTAACCATTTAGCAGATTTAATGAAACTAAATCCCGAACTTCGCCCGAATCTAACCCTCAAACATTTTCTAGGTGGCCATATGTTTTACGCTTGGGATGAATCTCGCCAGCAATGGTATAACGAGATGAAAGCTTTTTATCAAAAGGCTATAGAATGA
- a CDS encoding sterol desaturase family protein, with the protein MSAYGWNLTRLYSDPYQYGLWYLGVSYAVVLVLQDAYFYFTHRLFHHPLLFRWLHQGHHRSRYPTPWTSFAFDPLEAIVQSLFLVGIVLVMPLHFITVIAVLVTMTVWAVVNHLGIDRLPLSFPHNWLGRWFIGPAHHSIHHLKYTVHYGLYFTFWDKLFGTQDFNYEKKLDQGWMGEVDRI; encoded by the coding sequence ATGTCAGCATACGGTTGGAACCTTACCCGCTTATACAGCGACCCTTACCAGTATGGGCTGTGGTATTTAGGCGTAAGTTATGCCGTCGTGTTAGTGCTTCAGGATGCTTATTTTTATTTCACCCATCGATTGTTTCATCACCCGTTGCTCTTTCGTTGGTTACATCAGGGGCATCATCGATCGCGCTACCCAACTCCCTGGACTTCGTTTGCCTTTGATCCCTTAGAAGCGATCGTGCAATCCCTCTTCCTGGTTGGAATTGTTTTGGTGATGCCACTCCATTTCATCACCGTAATTGCAGTGCTTGTGACGATGACCGTATGGGCTGTGGTTAATCATCTGGGGATCGATCGACTCCCGCTATCATTTCCGCATAATTGGCTAGGCAGATGGTTCATTGGCCCTGCCCATCATTCCATCCATCACCTCAAGTACACCGTACATTACGGGTTATATTTCACATTTTGGGATAAGCTTTTTGGCACTCAAGATTTTAACTATGAGAAGAAGCTTGACCAGGGGTGGATGGGGGAAGTCGATAGAATTTAA
- a CDS encoding ABC-F family ATP-binding cassette domain-containing protein, translating into MTIFTLRSVKKDFGIKEILRDASFSLDEGDKVGLIGTNGSGKSTLLKMIAGMEPIDSGEIWVNSGSKIVYLPQQPDLDENHTVLEQVFADSGEKMALVREYEELSDKVAHGQGDTEKLMARMYSVSRRMEAVGAWELETNAKIILTKLGIEDFDAKIGDLSGGYRKRIALAAALLSEPDVLLMDEPTNHLDALSVEWLQSYLNRFRGALLLITHDRYFLDRVTNRIIEIDRADLYTYSGNYAYYLEKKAEAEEIAASSQRKHAGVLRRELEWLKRGPKARSTKQKARIDRIREMQGQEFKQVQGKVDITTPGRRIGKKVIELTNICKAYGDRTLIKDFTYNFNPEDRIGIIGSNGAGKSTLMDIITGRVQPDSGTVELGSTIHIGYFDQHSDDVTMNENQRTIEYLKNVAELVKTADGSIITASQMLERFLFPPNQQYAPINKLSGGEKRRLFLLRVLMSAPNVLILDEPTNDLDVQTLSVLEEYLEDFNGCVIVVSHDRYFLDRTIDMVFSFESGGNLRLYPGNYSVYLDYKKAEEEAEAKPLEPKVADTKPKEQKPAPSPEKSSKPGKLSFKEKREYEMLETQIPEMEAEKEAVEKMLYNNPPNDFTEMQKLTERLAELTNAIDTATERWLELAERVT; encoded by the coding sequence ATGACTATTTTCACCCTCCGCTCTGTTAAAAAAGACTTTGGCATCAAGGAAATTTTGCGAGATGCTAGCTTTAGCCTGGATGAAGGCGATAAAGTAGGGCTAATCGGCACCAACGGCTCTGGAAAATCCACATTGCTGAAAATGATTGCCGGAATGGAGCCGATCGACAGTGGCGAAATTTGGGTCAATTCGGGATCTAAAATTGTTTACCTGCCGCAACAGCCAGATTTAGACGAGAATCACACGGTTTTAGAGCAAGTGTTTGCCGATAGTGGCGAAAAAATGGCATTGGTGCGGGAATATGAGGAACTTTCCGATAAAGTGGCGCACGGACAAGGCGACACTGAAAAATTGATGGCGCGAATGTATAGCGTTTCTCGACGCATGGAAGCAGTGGGTGCGTGGGAACTGGAAACTAATGCCAAAATCATTTTGACTAAGTTGGGAATTGAAGATTTTGATGCCAAAATTGGCGATTTATCAGGAGGTTATCGCAAGCGAATTGCACTGGCGGCGGCGCTATTATCGGAACCGGATGTATTATTAATGGATGAGCCGACTAACCATTTGGATGCGTTGTCGGTGGAATGGTTGCAAAGTTATTTGAATCGCTTTCGGGGTGCGTTGTTGTTGATTACGCACGATCGCTATTTTCTCGATCGCGTTACTAATCGAATTATCGAGATCGATCGCGCAGACCTCTACACTTATTCTGGCAATTACGCTTATTATTTGGAGAAAAAAGCGGAAGCGGAAGAAATCGCCGCCAGCAGTCAACGCAAACACGCCGGAGTGTTGCGCCGAGAGTTGGAATGGTTGAAGCGTGGGCCAAAAGCACGCAGCACCAAGCAAAAAGCCCGGATCGATCGCATTCGGGAAATGCAAGGACAGGAATTCAAGCAAGTGCAAGGTAAAGTAGATATTACTACTCCCGGTCGTCGCATTGGTAAGAAAGTTATCGAATTAACGAATATCTGCAAAGCGTATGGCGATCGCACTTTAATTAAAGATTTCACCTACAACTTCAATCCCGAAGATCGCATCGGTATTATTGGTAGTAACGGTGCGGGAAAATCCACTTTGATGGATATTATAACCGGACGAGTGCAACCGGATTCAGGTACGGTAGAACTCGGTTCCACCATCCATATTGGTTATTTTGACCAACACTCGGATGATGTGACAATGAACGAAAATCAACGAACGATCGAGTACCTGAAAAATGTAGCCGAACTCGTTAAAACCGCAGATGGAAGCATCATCACCGCTTCCCAAATGTTGGAGAGATTTTTGTTTCCACCCAATCAACAATATGCGCCAATTAATAAACTTTCTGGTGGTGAAAAACGGCGGCTATTTTTGTTGCGCGTGTTGATGAGTGCGCCGAATGTATTGATTTTGGATGAACCGACTAACGATTTAGATGTGCAAACGTTATCGGTTTTAGAAGAATATTTGGAAGATTTTAACGGTTGCGTCATTGTGGTATCCCACGATCGCTATTTTCTCGATCGCACGATCGACATGGTATTCTCCTTCGAGTCTGGCGGCAATTTACGCTTGTATCCCGGCAATTATTCGGTATATTTGGATTACAAAAAAGCCGAAGAAGAAGCAGAAGCTAAACCTTTGGAACCAAAAGTTGCCGATACTAAACCGAAAGAACAAAAACCAGCCCCTTCACCTGAAAAATCATCTAAACCCGGTAAACTTTCTTTCAAAGAAAAGCGGGAATACGAAATGCTAGAAACCCAGATTCCCGAAATGGAAGCCGAAAAAGAAGCAGTGGAAAAAATGCTTTATAATAACCCTCCCAATGATTTTACGGAAATGCAGAAATTGACCGAAAGATTAGCCG
- the nudC gene encoding NAD(+) diphosphatase, with the protein MNRTFIPGIAPPEVQSEPAWWFAFVGNKLLVRHKETITEIPKLISLKEIGLVPMRIQFLGTLDNQPCYAAELAKDAVAPDHMTFRGLRELYESLGDELFAIAGRAVQIVDWDRNHQYCGHCATPTTQLPHERAKRCPSCGLVSYPRLSPAVIVLIYRGDDILLARAHRYPPGMYSILAGFVEAGESLEETLIREVREEVGIEIKDIRYFGSQPWPFPNSLMIGFIATYASGEIAIEPEELTDAAWFNKHNLPQLPPRASIARKMLDWFVLNH; encoded by the coding sequence ATGAATCGAACCTTCATTCCAGGGATAGCACCTCCTGAAGTCCAATCTGAACCCGCCTGGTGGTTCGCGTTTGTTGGCAATAAGTTGCTAGTTCGCCACAAAGAAACGATTACCGAAATTCCTAAGCTGATTAGTTTGAAGGAGATTGGCTTAGTACCGATGCGGATACAATTTCTCGGTACGCTGGACAACCAACCTTGTTACGCGGCAGAATTGGCGAAAGATGCTGTTGCTCCCGATCATATGACTTTTCGGGGACTGCGGGAACTCTACGAAAGCTTAGGCGATGAATTATTTGCGATCGCAGGTCGTGCCGTTCAGATTGTAGACTGGGATCGCAACCATCAGTATTGCGGACACTGTGCAACACCGACTACCCAATTACCCCACGAACGTGCAAAGCGTTGTCCTAGTTGTGGTTTAGTTAGTTATCCGCGCCTTTCTCCAGCTGTAATCGTGTTGATTTATCGCGGTGATGATATATTGTTGGCTCGCGCTCATCGATATCCGCCGGGAATGTATAGTATTTTAGCGGGATTTGTAGAAGCAGGCGAATCTTTGGAAGAAACTTTAATTAGAGAAGTGCGAGAAGAAGTTGGGATTGAAATTAAAGATATTCGTTATTTTGGATCGCAACCTTGGCCATTTCCTAACTCTTTGATGATTGGTTTTATCGCTACTTATGCAAGTGGTGAAATTGCGATCGAGCCTGAAGAGTTAACTGATGCGGCTTGGTTTAACAAACACAATTTGCCACAACTTCCCCCCAGAGCTAGTATTGCGCGAAAAATGCTCGATTGGTTTGTTTTGAATCACTAG
- a CDS encoding ATP-binding protein: MKWSLEEKAIASSLGAILLLLALVNLVSSKNTTELVENANRVRSTYNVLGTLTDFYAAMSVAESGRRGYIFSGREEELGRHQAAVREMKAELSQLRQYADLDRSQQQRIQQLNQLTMQRMALFQQSIELYKRDRSNTAMQTQNSITDYSVQLREQIQTLLTEVKDVENQQLKNSLEQARLKIQYRSSIERLGIFLSFAVACGAIVMFYWGQKRRHKLKALEQTLAQEQELSNLKLRLFSMISHEFRTPLSVILASSQLLAEILEPKIEQSQLKNLYRIQNSAKLMNRLITDILTLTRAETGKLECKPELLDVEAFCLNLLDDFQSSNLMQHTLNFTSQGESGRVYLDEKLLYSILSNLLLNAMKYSPSESQVSLKLQCESEQIIFEVEDRGIGILPEDRENIFTPFYRGQNVESVSGSGLGLAVVKKCVELQNGKIELISKVGECTKFVVYIPRQEKGD, from the coding sequence ATGAAGTGGTCGCTTGAAGAAAAGGCGATCGCCAGTAGTTTGGGTGCTATCTTACTGCTATTGGCGTTAGTAAACCTGGTGTCTTCTAAAAATACAACGGAGTTGGTAGAAAATGCGAACCGGGTGCGATCGACTTATAACGTATTAGGAACTTTAACAGATTTTTATGCTGCAATGAGCGTAGCCGAATCGGGACGGCGAGGCTATATTTTCTCTGGCAGAGAAGAAGAATTAGGTCGCCACCAAGCAGCAGTACGGGAGATGAAAGCCGAGTTGAGTCAGCTTCGGCAATATGCAGACCTCGATCGATCTCAACAACAGCGCATACAGCAGTTAAATCAGTTAACGATGCAGCGGATGGCATTATTCCAGCAGTCGATCGAACTCTACAAACGCGATCGATCGAATACAGCAATGCAAACTCAAAACTCGATCACTGACTACAGCGTGCAGTTAAGGGAGCAAATCCAAACTTTATTAACTGAAGTTAAAGATGTCGAAAACCAACAACTAAAAAATTCATTAGAACAAGCCAGATTAAAGATTCAATATCGCTCTTCTATTGAGCGACTGGGAATATTTCTCAGCTTTGCCGTTGCTTGTGGTGCGATCGTCATGTTTTACTGGGGACAAAAACGCCGCCACAAACTAAAAGCATTAGAACAAACATTAGCTCAAGAACAAGAACTCAGCAATTTAAAGCTACGTTTGTTTTCCATGATTTCCCACGAATTTCGTACTCCCTTGAGCGTGATTCTGGCATCTTCTCAACTATTAGCTGAAATTTTGGAGCCAAAAATCGAACAAAGCCAACTAAAAAACTTATATCGAATTCAGAACTCAGCCAAACTGATGAATCGGTTAATTACCGATATTTTAACCCTAACCAGAGCCGAGACTGGCAAGCTTGAATGTAAACCAGAACTACTAGATGTCGAAGCATTTTGCCTAAATTTACTGGATGATTTTCAATCTTCCAACTTGATGCAACACACTCTCAATTTTACTAGCCAGGGCGAATCCGGTCGAGTTTATCTTGATGAAAAATTATTGTATTCAATCTTGAGTAATTTATTGCTAAATGCGATGAAGTATTCGCCTTCAGAAAGTCAGGTTAGTTTAAAACTTCAGTGCGAATCGGAGCAAATTATATTTGAAGTTGAAGATCGAGGCATTGGCATCTTACCAGAAGATCGAGAGAATATTTTCACACCCTTTTATCGCGGTCAAAATGTGGAGAGTGTTTCAGGCAGTGGTTTGGGACTCGCAGTAGTGAAAAAATGTGTGGAGCTTCAAAATGGCAAAATTGAATTAATCAGTAAAGTAGGAGAATGTACAAAGTTTGTTGTTTACATTCCACGCCAAGAAAAAGGGGATTAG